The Deltaproteobacteria bacterium genome contains a region encoding:
- a CDS encoding MoaD/ThiS family protein — MAIKVRIPTPLRKLTNGKDEVEGAGKDVRELINDIERQYPGLKERICEDDGRIRRFVNIYVNDEDIRFKNSTDTELKDGDEVSIIPAIAGGSVEKTYISDLSA, encoded by the coding sequence ATGGCAATTAAGGTAAGGATTCCAACACCACTTAGAAAACTTACAAATGGTAAAGATGAAGTAGAAGGCGCAGGCAAAGATGTCAGGGAACTTATAAATGATATTGAAAGACAGTATCCTGGTTTGAAAGAGAGGATTTGCGAGGATGACGGCAGGATAAGACGGTTTGTAAATATATATGTTAATGATGAGGATATAAGATTTAAAAACAGTACAGATACAGAACTAAAAGATGGGGATGAGGTTTCTATAATCCCAGCCATTGCCGGAGGAAGTGTTGAAAAAACGTATATATCTGACCTATCCGCCTGA
- a CDS encoding threonine synthase gives MSFVKGLKCRECGKEYPKEPLHVCEYCFGPLEVNYNYEEIKKVVSRDVISKRPPNMWRYREFLPIDGDPAVGFDVGFTPFMRARNLEKALGVQELYIKNDAVNHPTLSFKDRVVAVAISKAIEFNFKVVACASTGNLANSVAANAAACGMESYIFIPYDLEQTKILGTLVYGTNLVAIKGNYDEVNRLCSEIAGKYGWAFVNINIRPYYAEGSKAFGYEIAEQMGWRLPKHIVVPMAGGSLITKIWKGFKEFHKLGLVDILGTKVYGAQATGCAPITTAVKEGTELIKPVRPKTIAKSLAIGNPADGFYSAKVIRESGGWGEDVSDDEIIDAMKLLAETEGIFTETAGGVTLGVTKKLIEQGRIPKDESIVVSITGNGLKTQEALVGKIGEPMTISARLAEFDELLKTQNKSYPVKRSA, from the coding sequence ATGAGTTTTGTAAAAGGGCTTAAGTGCAGGGAATGCGGGAAGGAGTATCCTAAAGAGCCGCTCCATGTATGTGAGTACTGCTTTGGTCCGCTGGAAGTAAACTACAATTATGAAGAGATTAAAAAGGTTGTCAGCAGGGATGTCATCTCAAAAAGACCTCCGAATATGTGGAGATACAGGGAATTCCTGCCGATTGATGGGGACCCGGCAGTTGGTTTTGATGTTGGTTTTACACCATTTATGAGGGCAAGGAATCTTGAGAAGGCACTTGGTGTCCAAGAGTTGTATATAAAAAATGATGCTGTTAATCATCCTACCTTGTCTTTTAAGGACAGGGTGGTTGCAGTTGCCATATCAAAGGCAATTGAGTTTAACTTCAAGGTGGTTGCATGTGCATCAACAGGAAACCTTGCAAACTCTGTTGCTGCAAATGCAGCAGCATGCGGTATGGAGAGTTATATCTTTATCCCTTATGATCTGGAGCAGACAAAGATACTTGGAACACTTGTTTACGGCACAAACCTGGTTGCGATAAAAGGTAATTATGATGAGGTTAATCGTCTGTGCAGCGAGATTGCAGGTAAATACGGATGGGCATTTGTGAATATAAATATAAGGCCATATTATGCTGAAGGGTCAAAGGCATTTGGCTATGAGATAGCAGAACAAATGGGATGGAGACTGCCCAAGCATATTGTAGTGCCAATGGCAGGCGGCTCTCTTATCACAAAGATATGGAAGGGGTTTAAGGAATTTCATAAACTTGGGTTGGTTGATATTCTTGGGACAAAGGTGTACGGCGCTCAGGCAACAGGCTGCGCCCCTATTACAACAGCGGTTAAAGAGGGGACAGAACTGATTAAACCTGTCCGACCTAAAACAATTGCAAAGTCCCTTGCCATAGGTAATCCAGCAGATGGATTTTATTCTGCAAAGGTGATAAGGGAAAGCGGCGGCTGGGGTGAGGATGTATCAGATGATGAGATTATAGATGCCATGAAACTTCTGGCAGAGACAGAGGGCATCTTCACAGAGACAGCAGGCGGGGTTACACTTGGTGTTACGAAGAAACTGATTGAGCAGGGAAGGATACCAAAGGATGAGTCAATAGTTGTGTCAATAACAGGAAACGGTCTTAAAACACAGGAGGCACTTGTTGGAAAGATTGGCGAACCAATGACAATAAGTGCAAGACTTGCAGAATTTGACGAACTGCTTAAAACACAAAATAAGAGTTATCCTGTCAAAAGGTCAGCATAA
- a CDS encoding UvrD-helicase domain-containing protein, with the protein MDFLKNLNPKQIEAVKTIDGAVLILAGAGSGKTRALTCRIAYLIKEKGVKPHQILAVTFTNKAAQEMKERLEKILGHAGQGLWLGTFHSTGLRILRQDGGHIGYDSNFIVYDDNDQLSLVKLCMAELGISEKSVSPRAVLSHINQAKNEVVSAKDYGLSAKDFFTRRTSSIYSLYQDKLHSNRALDFGDLICEPIKLFNQAQDVLRKYQDRFRYILVDEYQDTNRAQYILINLIAQKHKNLCVVGDEDQSIYGWRGADIRNILDFEKDYPDVKIIKLEQNYRSTKNILLAANSVVEKNVNRIGKTLWTKNLQGDLPVFQMARDEHHEVVITAARIVNLMQISGYRHMDFAIFYRTNAQSRIFEEHFIRSGMPYTIVGGLRFYDRREIKDSLAYLRVLANPDDSLSLMRIINTPPRGIGKTTLDKIAGLAAEKGVSIFECLKLLPDNSDAVHTIKVVTLQKLTGFVSLLQRFKGLLSKTSMHEAAKGLLEESGYIKMWEEEETDEAKDRIENIHELISAMKDFEMTRQGAPLSDFLDHVALISDIDTFEDKHNRITMMTIHAAKGLEFPVVFMVGMEERLFPHSRSIDEGSENELEEERRLCYVGMTRAMHKLFMTAARQRTVYGDTSFRGQSRFIDEIDPEYIEIIGSGIKEGHGIFLPSGRKMVMGQEAMDKDARYRTQETGCASEDVHYEYADESAPSVGMKVRHPNFGVGVIKATEGVGDNIKVVVAFQNAGQKKLVLRLAGLVPY; encoded by the coding sequence ATGGACTTTCTTAAAAACTTAAATCCCAAACAGATTGAGGCTGTAAAAACAATAGACGGCGCTGTCCTTATCCTTGCAGGCGCAGGCAGCGGCAAGACAAGGGCTTTAACTTGCAGGATTGCCTATCTAATCAAGGAAAAAGGGGTAAAGCCTCACCAAATCCTTGCGGTTACATTTACAAATAAGGCTGCGCAGGAAATGAAGGAGCGTCTTGAAAAGATACTCGGCCATGCAGGGCAAGGACTTTGGCTCGGCACATTTCATTCCACAGGGCTTCGCATATTAAGGCAGGATGGCGGGCATATTGGCTATGATTCAAATTTTATTGTTTATGATGATAATGATCAGTTGTCTTTAGTAAAACTTTGTATGGCAGAACTGGGCATCAGTGAGAAGTCTGTTAGTCCAAGGGCTGTCCTTTCTCATATAAATCAGGCAAAAAATGAGGTTGTATCTGCCAAAGACTATGGGCTTTCCGCAAAAGACTTCTTTACCCGAAGGACATCATCTATTTACAGTCTCTATCAGGATAAACTCCATTCCAACAGGGCATTGGACTTTGGCGACTTGATATGCGAGCCAATAAAACTATTTAATCAGGCACAAGATGTTTTAAGGAAATATCAGGACAGGTTTAGATATATACTGGTTGATGAGTATCAGGACACAAACCGCGCCCAGTATATCTTAATCAATCTTATAGCCCAAAAGCACAAGAACCTCTGTGTTGTAGGGGATGAAGACCAGTCCATCTATGGCTGGAGGGGTGCTGATATAAGAAACATACTGGATTTTGAAAAGGATTATCCTGATGTGAAAATAATAAAACTTGAACAGAACTACCGTTCAACAAAAAATATCCTCCTTGCTGCAAATTCAGTAGTAGAAAAGAATGTGAACAGGATTGGCAAAACACTCTGGACAAAAAATCTGCAAGGCGACTTGCCTGTATTTCAGATGGCAAGGGACGAACACCATGAGGTTGTGATTACAGCAGCAAGGATTGTAAATCTTATGCAGATAAGCGGATACAGGCACATGGATTTTGCCATATTCTATCGCACCAATGCCCAGTCCCGAATCTTTGAAGAACACTTTATAAGGAGCGGAATGCCTTATACCATTGTGGGCGGCTTAAGGTTTTATGACAGGCGTGAGATAAAGGACAGTCTTGCATATTTACGGGTTCTGGCAAATCCTGATGATTCACTTTCTTTGATGCGGATAATAAACACGCCGCCAAGAGGCATCGGCAAGACAACCCTTGATAAGATTGCAGGTCTTGCAGCAGAAAAGGGTGTTTCTATTTTTGAATGCCTGAAGTTACTTCCAGATAATTCAGATGCTGTGCATACAATAAAGGTAGTCACCCTTCAAAAACTGACAGGGTTTGTGTCTTTGCTCCAGCGGTTTAAGGGACTACTTAGCAAAACATCCATGCATGAGGCAGCAAAAGGTCTTCTTGAAGAGAGCGGCTATATCAAGATGTGGGAGGAAGAGGAGACAGACGAGGCAAAAGACAGGATTGAGAATATTCATGAACTCATATCTGCTATGAAGGATTTTGAAATGACAAGACAGGGTGCGCCCCTTTCTGATTTTTTAGACCATGTGGCGCTCATAAGCGATATAGATACATTTGAGGATAAACATAACCGTATAACAATGATGACTATCCATGCTGCAAAAGGGCTTGAATTCCCTGTTGTATTTATGGTGGGCATGGAAGAGAGATTATTTCCGCATTCAAGGTCAATAGATGAAGGGAGCGAGAATGAACTTGAGGAGGAGCGGAGACTCTGTTATGTGGGCATGACAAGGGCAATGCACAAACTATTTATGACCGCTGCAAGACAGAGGACAGTTTACGGAGATACCAGTTTCAGGGGTCAGTCAAGGTTTATAGATGAGATAGACCCGGAGTATATTGAAATAATAGGGTCAGGTATAAAAGAGGGTCATGGGATTTTTCTCCCATCAGGGAGAAAAATGGTCATGGGTCAAGAGGCAATGGATAAGGATGCACGATATAGGACACAGGAAACAGGATGTGCATCTGAAGATGTCCATTACGAATATGCCGATGAGTCTGCGCCAAGTGTCGGCATGAAGGTAAGGCATCCTAATTTTGGTGTAGGTGTTATTAAGGCAACAGAGGGTGTTGGCGATAATATTAAGGTGGTGGTTGCATTCCAGAATGCAGGACAAAAAAAACTTGTTTTAAGACTTGCTGGACTTGTTCCTTATTAA
- a CDS encoding FeS-binding protein produces MKKRIYLTYPPELIREPLIYNVGHLYKVVTNIRQATVSGGIGLVALELDGEPDEIEKAINFFVEKGVKVEPIELDVVE; encoded by the coding sequence TTGAAAAAACGTATATATCTGACCTATCCGCCTGAACTTATCAGGGAGCCGCTCATTTACAATGTGGGACACCTGTATAAAGTTGTAACTAATATAAGGCAGGCAACAGTTTCCGGTGGTATAGGTCTTGTTGCCCTTGAACTTGACGGAGAGCCTGATGAGATAGAGAAGGCAATAAACTTCTTTGTGGAAAAGGGTGTTAAGGTAGAGCCGATTGAACTG
- the rfaE1 gene encoding D-glycero-beta-D-manno-heptose-7-phosphate kinase produces MKKLLNLKKAVSILNNFKRKRILVIGDLMLDHFIWGKVSRISPEAPVPVVKVTSENMMLGGAANVANNINSLDGSVFLCGVIGDDEAGRSFVRELNKKGMMADGLIIDRTRPTIIKTRIIAHHQQVVRFDRENDEYLNLDTTNRILDYVKNRIKKVDAMVISDYAKGIVSRELIEELVGIARQNKKVIAVDPKVSHFDFYKDVTVITPNNDEASRASGIDIKDDVSLLRAGEVLLNRLGSDAILITRGEHGMSLFEKDGSITHIPTVAKEVYDVTGAGDTVIGSLVLVLAADATLKEAAVIANYAAGIVVGKIGTATVTPEELKGALKEGLKI; encoded by the coding sequence TTGTGATTGGAGACCTTATGCTTGACCACTTTATATGGGGCAAGGTGTCCAGAATATCCCCTGAGGCGCCTGTGCCTGTGGTTAAGGTGACATCAGAAAATATGATGCTGGGCGGTGCTGCAAATGTAGCAAATAATATAAACTCCCTTGATGGGAGTGTCTTTTTATGCGGGGTTATAGGCGATGATGAGGCAGGCAGGTCTTTTGTCAGGGAACTGAATAAGAAGGGCATGATGGCAGATGGTTTGATTATTGACAGGACGAGGCCAACAATTATAAAGACAAGAATAATTGCCCATCATCAGCAGGTTGTTAGGTTTGACAGGGAGAATGATGAATACCTTAATCTTGATACAACGAATAGGATACTGGACTATGTAAAAAATAGGATAAAGAAGGTTGATGCAATGGTGATTTCTGATTATGCCAAAGGTATTGTTTCACGAGAACTGATAGAGGAACTTGTTGGTATTGCCCGACAAAATAAAAAGGTGATAGCAGTCGACCCAAAGGTCAGCCATTTTGATTTTTATAAAGATGTGACAGTTATAACACCGAATAATGATGAGGCATCAAGGGCATCAGGGATTGATATTAAGGATGATGTTAGTCTGCTTCGGGCAGGTGAAGTCCTCCTTAACAGACTTGGGAGTGATGCTATACTGATAACAAGGGGAGAGCATGGCATGAGTTTGTTTGAAAAAGACGGCAGCATAACCCATATACCCACTGTTGCAAAAGAGGTATATGATGTTACAGGCGCAGGTGATACTGTTATAGGTTCCCTTGTCCTTGTCCTTGCTGCAGACGCTACTCTCAAAGAGGCAGCAGTTATAGCAAACTATGCAGCAGGCATTGTTGTGGGTAAGATTGGCACTGCAACGGTTACACCAGAAGAGTTGAAGGGTGCGTTAAAAGAGGGTTTGAAAATATAA